A region of Flavobacterium album DNA encodes the following proteins:
- a CDS encoding 3'-5' exonuclease, whose protein sequence is MIEKIKLENILFLDIETVSEHKHFGLLDEETQQLFALKTQYQRKDEFQPDEFYDRAGIWAEFGKIVCLSVGYFTFRGDIRHFRVTSFCGEEVQILKDFNNLINNHFNQPQHVLCGHNAKEFDFPFIARRMIINHIPIPAKLNLFGKKPWEVPHLDTMELWKFGDYKSFTSLKLLTKILGIPSPKGDIDGSQVGQVYHIEKDIDRIVTYCEKDVIAVAQVLLRFRREDLLVEDEIIHV, encoded by the coding sequence ATGATCGAAAAAATAAAACTGGAAAATATCCTTTTCCTTGATATAGAAACCGTATCGGAACACAAGCATTTTGGGCTGCTCGATGAAGAGACCCAACAGCTGTTCGCGCTTAAGACCCAATACCAGCGTAAGGACGAATTCCAGCCCGACGAGTTTTATGACCGGGCCGGCATCTGGGCCGAGTTTGGGAAGATTGTATGCCTGTCGGTTGGATATTTCACTTTCCGCGGCGATATACGGCATTTCCGCGTTACTTCTTTTTGCGGTGAGGAAGTGCAGATCCTCAAAGACTTCAATAACCTGATCAATAATCATTTCAACCAGCCGCAGCATGTACTTTGCGGACACAATGCCAAGGAATTCGATTTCCCATTCATTGCCCGCCGGATGATCATCAATCACATTCCTATACCTGCAAAGCTTAATCTGTTTGGCAAAAAACCGTGGGAAGTGCCGCATCTCGATACCATGGAGCTTTGGAAATTTGGCGACTATAAAAGCTTTACCTCCTTAAAGCTGCTTACAAAGATACTCGGCATCCCTTCCCCGAAAGGTGATATCGACGGCAGCCAGGTTGGCCAGGTGTATCATATCGAAAAAGACATCGACCGCATTGTGACCTACTGCGAAAAAGACGTGATTGCCGTAGCCCAGGTACTGCTGCGTTTCCGCCGTGAGGATTTGTTAGTAGAGGATGAGATTATTCATGTTTAA